In one window of Eggerthella guodeyinii DNA:
- a CDS encoding translation initiation factor 2 yields the protein MSSAAHAEQIRGAHERTAEPVQVRVIPGGLLREKPSPRHAKARRLDGMRGVGFELTSGERVVAAAFGTLFALAALAAAIL from the coding sequence ATGAGCAGCGCAGCCCACGCCGAGCAGATCCGCGGAGCCCACGAGCGCACGGCCGAACCCGTGCAGGTCCGGGTCATCCCCGGCGGCCTGCTGCGCGAGAAGCCGAGCCCCCGTCATGCGAAGGCCCGCCGACTCGACGGCATGCGCGGCGTCGGCTTCGAGCTCACCTCCGGTGAGCGCGTCGTCGCGGCGGCGTTCGGCACCCTGTTCGCCCTCGCTGCGCTGGCTGCGGCGATCCTGTGA
- a CDS encoding Na+/H+ antiporter NhaC family protein: MEEKTTETAKKGNVKALLPIGVFLVCYLGLGVLFEYGMGIPMGFYSIPVVVIFLLALLVACFQNRKLPFDDKLVIMGRGMGDKTIVTMVLIFMVAGIFVGTVGRDSAESVAYLLLSVVPVQFAVAVLFVVSCFVSLSMGTSVGTITLITPIAVAVSAASGFDLPLCVASVMGGAMFGDNLSFISDTTIAACQGQGCQMKDKFRENFKIALPAALVSLAVILVLSFGADLGGSVVHEYDLVQLIPYLIVLVGGIIGVNVFIVLLLGILSGSIIMVATGATAATDLLANMGSGAAGMFETTMVALLVSAICALIREYGGFVALLNGIKSLFKSKKGGQLGMGLLVGAMDIATANNTVAIVISNPIAADMAKTYGISKRKTASLLDTFSCVFQGILPYGAQMLVAISAAAELGFAVSAFQIIPFLFYPFLLLISSLVFIFLVPDKADQQK, translated from the coding sequence ATGGAGGAGAAAACCACCGAAACCGCCAAGAAGGGCAACGTCAAAGCGCTGCTGCCGATCGGGGTGTTCCTGGTATGCTACCTGGGGCTCGGCGTTCTGTTCGAGTACGGGATGGGCATTCCCATGGGGTTCTACAGCATCCCCGTCGTGGTGATCTTCCTGCTCGCGCTGCTCGTGGCGTGCTTCCAGAACCGCAAGCTCCCCTTCGACGACAAGCTCGTCATCATGGGCCGCGGCATGGGCGACAAGACCATCGTCACCATGGTGCTCATCTTCATGGTGGCCGGCATCTTCGTGGGCACCGTGGGCCGCGACAGCGCTGAAAGCGTGGCCTACCTGCTGCTTTCCGTCGTCCCCGTGCAGTTCGCCGTGGCGGTGCTGTTCGTGGTCAGCTGCTTCGTGTCGCTGTCGATGGGCACCTCGGTGGGCACCATCACGCTCATCACGCCCATCGCCGTGGCGGTGTCGGCCGCGTCGGGCTTCGACCTGCCGCTGTGCGTGGCAAGCGTCATGGGCGGCGCCATGTTCGGCGACAACCTCTCGTTCATCTCCGACACCACCATCGCGGCCTGCCAGGGCCAAGGATGCCAGATGAAGGACAAGTTCCGCGAGAACTTCAAGATCGCCTTGCCGGCGGCATTGGTATCGCTCGCAGTCATCCTCGTGCTGTCGTTCGGCGCCGATCTCGGCGGCAGCGTCGTGCACGAGTACGACCTGGTCCAGCTCATCCCCTACCTCATCGTGCTCGTCGGCGGCATCATCGGCGTGAACGTGTTCATCGTGCTGCTGCTGGGCATCCTGTCGGGCTCCATCATCATGGTGGCCACGGGCGCCACCGCCGCCACCGACCTGCTGGCCAACATGGGCTCGGGCGCCGCGGGCATGTTCGAGACGACGATGGTGGCGCTGCTGGTGTCGGCCATCTGCGCGCTCATCCGCGAGTACGGCGGCTTCGTCGCGCTGCTGAACGGCATCAAGAGCCTGTTCAAAAGCAAGAAGGGCGGCCAGCTGGGCATGGGCCTGCTCGTAGGCGCCATGGACATCGCCACCGCGAACAACACCGTGGCCATCGTCATTTCGAACCCCATCGCGGCCGACATGGCGAAGACGTACGGCATCTCGAAGCGCAAGACGGCGTCGCTGCTCGACACGTTCTCGTGCGTGTTCCAGGGCATCCTGCCCTACGGCGCGCAGATGCTCGTGGCCATCTCGGCCGCCGCCGAGCTGGGCTTCGCGGTGTCGGCGTTCCAGATCATCCCGTTTTTGTTCTACCCGTTCCTACTGCTGATCAGCTCCCTCGTGTTCATATTCCTGGTGCCCGACAAGGCCGACCAGCAGAAGTGA
- a CDS encoding asparaginase produces the protein MKKILLVATGGTIASVEDGRGLAPALGGEELARYVPEIEGLCDFDVVQPMNIDSTNMRPIDWMRIRDEIVGAYDAYDGFVVLHGTDTMAYTAAALSYLVQGSPKPIVLTGSQQPMASPFTDAKLNVYQSLLFACDDRSCDVSVVFGGAVIAGTRARKQRTMSFNAFTSVNFPEIALVRGGRVVRAGAPVTCAGGGGAPRVYDRMNERVFVLKLTPEMDPSIFDLLKRDYDAVILETFGIGGIPDYGDYRRAIFDWVDSGRTLVVTTQVPEEGCDLGVYEVGRAYAGHRGILKGGDMTTEALVAKTMWVLGQTSDPDEVRNLFYRVVNHDRAVEED, from the coding sequence ATGAAGAAGATATTGCTGGTGGCGACGGGCGGGACCATCGCGTCGGTGGAGGACGGGCGCGGGCTGGCTCCGGCGCTCGGCGGCGAGGAGCTGGCGCGCTACGTCCCCGAGATCGAGGGGCTGTGCGACTTCGACGTGGTGCAGCCCATGAACATCGACAGCACGAACATGCGCCCCATCGACTGGATGCGCATCCGCGACGAGATCGTGGGCGCCTACGACGCCTACGACGGGTTCGTGGTGCTGCACGGCACCGACACGATGGCCTACACGGCCGCCGCGCTGTCCTACCTGGTGCAGGGCAGCCCGAAGCCCATCGTGCTGACCGGCTCGCAGCAGCCCATGGCCAGCCCCTTCACCGACGCGAAGCTCAACGTGTACCAGAGCCTGCTGTTCGCTTGCGACGACCGCTCGTGCGACGTGTCCGTCGTGTTCGGCGGCGCGGTGATCGCGGGCACGCGGGCGCGCAAGCAGCGGACGATGAGCTTCAACGCGTTCACCAGCGTGAACTTCCCCGAGATCGCGCTCGTGCGCGGCGGGCGCGTCGTGCGGGCCGGGGCGCCGGTCACGTGCGCGGGCGGGGGCGGAGCGCCGCGCGTGTACGACCGGATGAACGAGCGCGTGTTCGTGCTCAAGCTGACGCCCGAGATGGACCCGAGCATCTTCGACCTGCTCAAGCGCGACTACGACGCCGTCATCCTGGAGACGTTCGGCATCGGCGGCATCCCCGACTACGGCGACTACCGCCGCGCCATCTTCGACTGGGTGGACTCCGGGCGCACGCTCGTCGTGACCACGCAGGTGCCCGAGGAGGGCTGCGACCTGGGCGTGTACGAGGTCGGCCGCGCGTACGCGGGGCACCGCGGCATCCTCAAGGGCGGCGACATGACCACCGAGGCGCTCGTGGCGAAGACCATGTGGGTGCTCGGCCAGACGAGCGACCCCGACGAGGTCCGCAACCTGTTCTACCGCGTGGTGAACCACGACCGGGCGGTGGAGGAAGACTAG
- a CDS encoding peptide deformylase: MIRPIMRNELVLQRPSAPAAEADLPIAQDLLDTLEAHRHSCVGMAANMIGQLKRIIAFDNDGSYLVMLNPEIVSQAGAYPAEEGCLSLAGTRTATRYRTVKVRYQDLGMKPRTGTFTGFTAQIIQHEIDHCNGILI; encoded by the coding sequence ATGATTCGTCCTATCATGAGAAACGAGCTGGTCCTGCAACGCCCATCGGCGCCGGCTGCCGAGGCCGACCTGCCCATCGCGCAGGACCTGCTCGACACGCTGGAGGCTCACCGCCATTCCTGCGTGGGCATGGCCGCGAACATGATCGGCCAGCTCAAGCGCATCATCGCCTTCGACAACGACGGCTCCTACCTCGTCATGCTGAACCCCGAGATCGTGTCGCAGGCGGGCGCCTACCCCGCCGAGGAGGGCTGCCTGTCGCTTGCGGGCACACGGACCGCGACGCGCTACCGCACCGTCAAGGTGCGCTACCAGGACCTCGGCATGAAGCCGCGCACCGGAACGTTCACGGGATTCACCGCCCAGATCATCCAGCACGAGATCGACCACTGCAACGGCATTTTGATCTGA
- the thpR gene encoding RNA 2',3'-cyclic phosphodiesterase, translated as MRTFIALDLPPDFADDAAALARRLSASMEGRFLPRGTYHLTLAFLGDVDEAQLAAATDALEAACAGASPVPLRSDGLGKFGRASDATLWLGIAPAPELEQLAARLRDELRDRDVPFDAKPFKAHLTLARRARIPHVGLPHLAFPQDDEAVDVTLYKSTLDRAGAIYQPLRTVRLGTGRAGGEGA; from the coding sequence ATGAGGACGTTCATCGCGCTCGACCTGCCGCCGGATTTCGCCGACGACGCGGCCGCGCTCGCCCGCCGGCTGAGCGCGTCGATGGAGGGGCGCTTCCTGCCGCGCGGCACCTACCACCTCACGCTCGCCTTCCTCGGCGACGTCGACGAGGCGCAGCTCGCCGCCGCGACCGACGCGCTGGAAGCCGCCTGCGCCGGCGCGTCCCCCGTCCCGCTGCGCAGCGACGGCCTGGGGAAATTCGGTCGCGCAAGCGACGCGACCCTATGGCTGGGCATCGCCCCCGCGCCCGAGCTCGAGCAGCTGGCAGCGCGCCTTCGCGACGAGCTGCGCGACCGCGACGTGCCGTTCGACGCCAAGCCGTTCAAGGCGCACCTCACGCTCGCGCGCCGCGCCCGCATCCCGCACGTCGGCCTGCCCCATCTGGCGTTTCCCCAAGACGACGAAGCCGTCGACGTCACGCTGTACAAGAGCACGCTCGACCGCGCGGGCGCCATCTACCAGCCGCTGCGCACGGTGCGCCTCGGCACCGGTCGCGCCGGGGGCGAGGGCGCCTAG
- a CDS encoding winged helix-turn-helix transcriptional regulator — protein sequence MARRSGDEVERCPAVSTLQRMIGGKWKIEILFYLGMKDVSRFGQLRRCIGSISESTLSKQLRELADDGFIERHDYGEVPPRVEYRLTERGRAFVPILEEMKAWAERELEW from the coding sequence ATGGCACGACGGTCGGGCGATGAAGTGGAGCGATGCCCCGCGGTATCAACGCTGCAACGGATGATCGGCGGCAAGTGGAAGATCGAGATCTTGTTCTACCTTGGCATGAAGGACGTCTCGCGCTTCGGCCAGCTGCGCCGCTGCATCGGGAGCATCTCGGAGTCGACGTTGTCGAAGCAGCTGCGCGAGCTGGCCGACGACGGTTTCATCGAACGCCACGACTACGGAGAAGTTCCGCCGCGCGTCGAGTACCGGCTGACCGAGCGCGGGCGCGCGTTCGTCCCCATCCTGGAAGAGATGAAAGCCTGGGCCGAGCGCGAACTGGAATGGTAG
- a CDS encoding amidophosphoribosyltransferase, with protein sequence MGGFFGAAAHHDVVLDVFFGVDYHSHLGTKCAGMIFHDAEEGCFQREIHSIENTPFRTRFEDDLQGFHGCSGIGCISDTDPQPLLVRSHLGTFGITTVGAINNAEELVEANFASGGRQFMAMSSGKVNTTELVAALINQKDDFVSGIKHAQESIDGSLTLLIITQDGQIIAARDRMGRLPVLIGKSDDGFCISFESFAYHKLGFRDEYELGPGEIVLVNPDEYRTISPAGDKMKICAFLWVYYGYPNSNYEGVNVEVMRYRNGAIMARDEAGDGGIPELDYVAGVPDSGVPHAIGYSTECKTPFARPFIKYTPTWARSFMPSNQEVRNRVAKMKQIHIPELISDKKLLFVDDSIVRGTQLHETVDFLYKCGAEEVHMRSACPPIMFSCKYLSFSSSRSDMELLSRRMVHQLEGDEGAQHLDEYADGSTERGKCMLRSICEQMGFDSLGYQSLDGMLEAIGIDPEKVCTYCWTGKE encoded by the coding sequence ATGGGCGGATTCTTTGGGGCGGCAGCACATCACGACGTGGTGCTGGACGTGTTCTTCGGCGTGGACTACCACTCCCACCTGGGAACGAAATGCGCGGGCATGATCTTCCACGACGCCGAGGAAGGCTGCTTCCAGCGCGAGATCCACTCGATCGAGAACACCCCGTTCCGCACGCGCTTCGAAGACGACCTGCAGGGCTTCCACGGCTGCAGCGGCATCGGCTGCATCAGCGACACCGATCCGCAACCGCTGCTCGTGCGCTCCCACCTGGGCACGTTCGGCATCACCACCGTGGGCGCCATCAACAACGCCGAGGAGCTGGTGGAAGCCAACTTCGCCAGCGGCGGACGGCAGTTCATGGCCATGAGCTCGGGCAAGGTGAACACCACGGAGCTGGTCGCCGCGCTCATCAACCAGAAGGACGACTTCGTTTCCGGCATCAAGCACGCGCAGGAATCCATCGACGGGTCGCTCACGCTGCTCATCATCACCCAGGACGGCCAGATCATCGCCGCGCGCGACCGGATGGGCCGCCTGCCCGTGCTCATCGGCAAGAGCGACGACGGCTTCTGCATCTCGTTCGAGTCGTTCGCGTACCACAAGCTGGGCTTCCGCGACGAGTACGAGCTGGGACCCGGCGAGATCGTGCTGGTGAATCCCGACGAGTACCGCACCATCTCCCCCGCCGGCGACAAGATGAAGATCTGCGCGTTTCTGTGGGTGTACTACGGCTACCCGAACTCGAACTACGAGGGCGTGAACGTCGAGGTCATGCGCTACCGCAACGGCGCCATCATGGCGCGCGACGAAGCGGGCGACGGCGGCATCCCCGAGCTGGACTACGTGGCCGGCGTGCCCGACTCGGGCGTGCCCCACGCCATCGGCTACTCGACCGAGTGCAAGACCCCCTTCGCGCGCCCGTTCATCAAGTACACGCCCACGTGGGCGCGCTCGTTCATGCCGAGCAACCAAGAGGTGCGCAACCGCGTGGCGAAGATGAAGCAAATCCACATCCCCGAGCTGATCAGCGACAAGAAGCTGCTGTTCGTGGACGACTCCATCGTGCGCGGCACGCAGCTGCACGAGACGGTGGATTTCCTGTACAAGTGCGGCGCCGAAGAAGTGCACATGCGCTCGGCCTGCCCGCCCATCATGTTCAGCTGCAAGTACCTGAGCTTCTCCAGCAGCCGCTCCGATATGGAGCTGCTCTCGCGCCGCATGGTGCACCAGCTGGAAGGCGACGAGGGCGCGCAGCACCTCGACGAGTACGCCGACGGCTCCACCGAGCGCGGGAAGTGCATGCTGCGCTCCATCTGCGAGCAGATGGGCTTCGACTCGCTGGGCTACCAGTCGCTCGACGGCATGCTGGAAGCCATTGGCATCGATCCCGAGAAGGTGTGCACGTACTGCTGGACCGGTAAGGAATAA
- a CDS encoding aldo/keto reductase, whose protein sequence is MTNRTVKLPDGTLVPAIGQGTWHMGDDPARRASEIEALRTGVACGMTLIDTAEMYGEGAAERLVGEAIAPLDRDGLFLVSKVYPHNAGRAHIFDSCRASLDRLGTGALDLYLLHWRGDVPLAETVACMEELRAEGLIRRWGVSNFDVADMEELMSVPGGDACAVNQVLYHLGSRGIEFDLAPRQAARGIPLMAYCPLAQAGRLARARGLLQDPSVAEVAARHDATPAQVLLAFAIRSGDVVAIPKAAAPEHARDNAAALDLRLTGDDLALLDRRFPAPARKTPLDME, encoded by the coding sequence ATGACGAACCGCACGGTGAAGCTTCCCGACGGGACGCTCGTGCCTGCCATCGGGCAGGGCACGTGGCATATGGGCGACGACCCCGCCCGGCGCGCGAGCGAGATCGAGGCGCTGCGCACGGGGGTCGCGTGCGGCATGACGCTCATCGACACGGCCGAGATGTACGGCGAGGGGGCCGCCGAGCGGCTCGTGGGCGAGGCCATCGCCCCGCTCGACCGCGACGGGCTGTTCCTCGTGTCGAAGGTCTACCCGCACAACGCCGGGCGCGCGCACATCTTCGACAGCTGCCGCGCCTCGCTCGACCGGCTCGGGACGGGCGCGCTCGACCTCTACCTGCTCCATTGGCGCGGCGACGTGCCCCTCGCCGAGACGGTGGCCTGCATGGAAGAGCTGCGGGCCGAGGGGCTCATCCGCCGCTGGGGCGTGTCGAACTTCGACGTGGCCGACATGGAGGAGCTCATGAGCGTGCCGGGCGGCGACGCGTGCGCCGTCAACCAGGTGCTCTACCACCTGGGATCGCGCGGCATCGAGTTCGACCTCGCGCCCCGGCAGGCCGCGCGCGGCATCCCCCTCATGGCGTACTGCCCGCTCGCGCAGGCCGGTCGCCTCGCCCGCGCCCGCGGGCTGCTGCAGGATCCGTCCGTCGCCGAGGTGGCCGCGCGCCACGATGCCACGCCCGCGCAGGTGCTGCTCGCGTTCGCCATCCGCTCGGGCGACGTCGTCGCCATCCCCAAGGCCGCCGCGCCCGAACACGCCCGAGACAACGCCGCCGCGCTCGACCTGCGCCTCACCGGCGACGACCTCGCGCTGCTCGACCGCCGCTTCCCCGCGCCTGCGCGCAAGACGCCGCTCGACATGGAATAA